Proteins encoded within one genomic window of Bemisia tabaci chromosome 2, PGI_BMITA_v3:
- the Dis3 gene encoding exosome complex exonuclease RRP44: protein MLTSKTFLRKTKKGNILKIVREHYLREDIWCGSKVCSECCAKTDDQVLDENPTIACTKHNYGHYLVLDTNVVLDQIDVLEEDVLKNVIILQTVIDEVKHRSSTIYKRLKDVIGDGRRKFYVFVNEHHQDTYIEREQGESINDRNDRAIRTAALWYQKHLKAFPTQKDKRKGIKVILLTDDRKNREEAIKSGLIASSVEDYVEQLTDAKGIGDKLSKRNFTSDISEKDATYPSHLTPAQIHDGIKNGQLIQGSFQASRENYLEGQVNTEKFEKPILVQGRAGLNRAIDGDTVAVELLPEAEWTAPSDIVLQDDETADPEELNEKENLIKEVKVVEKRPTGKIVGIVRRKWRQYCGILQANPMVGSVRNIFVPADRKIPKIRIETRQYELLVSQRIIVAIDSWPRTSRYPLGHFVRALGKIGDKETENEVLLLEHDVPHSKFSDLVLSFLPKMPWIITPEDLKQRVDLRGIDICSVDPPGCTDIDDALHCRPLENGNYEVGVHIADVSHFIRPGTALDNEAASRATTVYLVDKRIDMVPELLSSNLCSLRGNEERFAFSCVWEITKDAKIIHTKFHKSVICSKAAMTYEEAQNIIDDKSQNHSIAVSLRGLNSLAKILKRRRIENGALVLASPEIRFQVDSETHDPIDVEAKKMRETNSMVEEFMLLANISVAEKILQEFPECALLRRHPVPPLPNFDPLIKAGRNQGFEIDVSSGKALADSLDRAHKSDNPYFNTMLRILATRCMMQAVYFASGMLQQEEFFHYGLAAPIYTHFTSPIRRYADIIVHRLLAACIGADKTYGDLLNKQKTQECCHNLNYRNRMAQYAGRASVALHTHLFFRNKIQDEEGYVLFVRKNALQILIPKYGLEGTLYLVPATGQPTANFVYNEEDQSQRCGNIVFHAFDPVTVQLSLDRSNVQHEKLVLKMVKPFIKDFSVPSVQANTGDAVASDDKMDLDVPQTLPEVETPSKRKESETETAQSKKSKKKKKSKN from the exons ATGCTAACTTCCAAAACATTTCTGCGCAAAACCAAGAAAGGGAATATCCTGAAG ATCGTCAGAGAGCACTATCTACGTGAAGATATATGGTGTGGCTCCAAAGTCTGTTCGGAATGCTGTGCAAAAACAGACGATCAAGTTTTAGATGAAAATCCAACCATTGCTTGTACTAAGCACAATTATGGTCACTATCTAGTTTTGGACACAAATGTGGTTCTAGATCAG ATCGATGTTCTGGAAGAAGATGTCCTGAAAAATGTCATTATCCTACAAACTGTTATTGATGAAGTGAAACACCGTAGCTCAACCATTTACAAACGCTTGAAAGATGTTATAGGTGATGGCAGGCGTAAATTTTATGTCTTTGTCAATGAACATCATCA GGACACTTATATCGAAAGAGAACAGGGAGAAAGTATCAACGACAGAAATGATCGAGCCATTCGAACGGCAGCTCTTTGGTATCAAAAACATCTCAAGGCTTTTCCTACCCAAAAAGACAAAAGAAAAGGCATAAAAGTGATCTTGCTAACCGATGACCGGAAGAATAGAGAAGAGGCCATTAAAAGTGGTCTCATTGCATCTTCTG TTGAAGATTATGTGGAACAATTGACAGACGCTAAAGGTATCGGTGATAAGTTATCGAAGCGCAACTTTACATCAGACATATCTGAAAAAGATGCAACTTATCCATCCCATCTCACTCCAGCGCAAATTCATGATGGCATCAAAAATGGACAACTTATCCAAGGCTCTTTCCAAGCGTCTAGAGAGAACTACCTTGAAGGGCAGGTGAACacagaaaaatttgagaaaccg ATTTTAGTTCAAGGACGAGCTGGTTTAAATAGAGCTATCGATGGTGATACAGTTGCCGTAGAATTGCTACCGGAAGCAGAATGGACAGCTCCTTCTGACATTGTACTTCAGGATGATGAAACGGCTGATCCTG AGGAGCTGAACGAAAAGGAAAACCTCATCAAAGAAGTCAAAGTTGTGGAAAAGCGGCCTACCGGTAAAATAGTCGGTATTGTCAGGCGTAAATGGAGACAATATTGTGGCATTTTACAAGCAAACCCAATGGTTGGG tctgttCGCAATATCTTTGTCCCAGCAGATCGCAAGATACCTAAGATCAGAATTGAAACACGACAGTATGAGCTTCTTGTATCTCAGAGAATCATTGTAGCTATTGACTCCTGGCCTAGAACTTCTAGATATCCATTA GGTCATTTTGTCCGAGCACTTGGTAAAATTGGTGACAAAGAAACAGAAAACGAGGTTTTACTCTTGGAACATGATGTTCCGCACAGCAAATTTTCTGATCTCGTCCTCagtttccttccaaaaatgCCTTGGATCATTACACCTGAG GATCTCAAACAAAGAGTAGATTTAAGAGGGATCGACATCTGCTCTGTAGACCCACCCGGTTGCACTGATATTGATGATGCTTTGCATTGTCGACCTCTCGAAAATGGAAATTATGAAGTTGGCGTTCACATTGCGGATGTATCTCATTTTATCAGACCAGGAACTGCGCTGGACAATGAGGCAGCATCAAGAGCCACGACCGTTTATCTTGTCGACAAAAGAATAGACATGGTCCCTG AATTACTGAGTTCAAACCTCTGTTCACTTCGCGGAAATGAAGAACGATTTGCATTTTCGTGCGTTTGGGAAATAACAAAAGATGCCAAAATCATTCATACTAAATTCCACAAAAGTGTCATCTGTTCTAAAGCTGCAATGACTTATGAAGAAGCTCAAAATATCATTGATGACAAATCTCAGAACCATTCAATTGCTGTCTCTTTACGAGGTCTGAACAGTTtagcaaaaatattgaaacgcAGGAGAATAGAAAATGg AGCGCTAGTGCTTGCTTCACCAGAAATTAGATTTCAAGTTGACAGTGAAACACATGATCCCATCGATGTCGAGGCAAAGAAAATGCGGGAAACGAACTCAATGGTTGAGGAGTTTATGTTATTAGCAAATATTTCCGTTGCTGAAAAGATACTTCAAGAATTTCCGGAATGTGCTTTACTACGTCGACATCCTGTTCCACCTCTACCCAACTTTGACCCGTTGATTAAAGCAGGGAGAAACCAG GGCTTTGAAATTGATGTTTCATCTGGGAAAGCCCTTGCTGACAGTTTGGATCGTGCCCATAAAAGTGACAATCCTTATTTCAATACCATGTTGCGTATACTAGCCACTCGATGTATGATGCAAGCCGTCTATTTTGCCAGTGGCATGCTCCAACAAGAGGAGTTTTTCCATTATGGTCTAGCTGCACCAATCTACACACATTTCACCTCTCCCATTCGTCG GTATGCAGATATAATTGTGCATAGACTTCTAGCAGCTTGTATAGGCGCTGACAAAACATATGGTGATTTGTTAAACAAGCAAAAAACCCAGGAATGCTGTCATAACCTTAACTATCGCAACAGAATGGCGCAGTATGCTGGCAGAGCCTCTGTTGCTCTTCATACACAT cttttcttccgaaacaaaatccaagatgaagAAGGTTATGTATTATTCGTTCGCAAGAATGCTCTTCAAATATTGATTCCAAAATATGGTTTGGAAGGTACTTTATATCTTGTTCCCGCCACTGGACAGCCTACCGCTAATTTTGTCTACAATGAAGAG gATCAATCTCAAAGATGTGGGAACATCGTTTTTCATGCTTTCGATCCTGTCACTGTCCAGCTGAGCTTAGACAGAAGCAACGTTCAACATGAAAAATTAGTATTAAAAATGGTAAAACCATTCATCAAAGACTTCAGCGTTCCATCTGTTCAAGCAAATACTGGTGATGCTGTTGCCAGTGATGATAAAATGGATTTAGACGTACCCCAAACCTTGCCAGAAGTAGAGACTCCATCAAAACGCAAAGAGAGCGAGACGGAGACTGCCCAAAgtaaaaagtcgaaaaaaaagaaaaagtccaAGAATTAG
- the LOC109031122 gene encoding uncharacterized protein isoform X1, giving the protein MAQPLNDKMEVDIENKAAVSDSEFETKTNRDLKENHAKHKISSLDIQTFCDHLEKFVLRAQRFRKKISGYPLSLQQRFNNDLRNLEFLFIETQDTVRNIQKIKTQHMFVKKDLGNTQRILKKLKQEEIREIEDKISRCDANCYKVWETLKRSKNVEGLRKFSTDLQEKCAALEHLKGLVNKMLNETPETPLPLIQFHSPHAKLHDKSVKSLTSEARKFSRPLRSKKRKQPDPNDVLLTIEDNPLNLPSLPMGPVALSLTNSMVYSMSELSCITASSHSLANTIASSTNRNEMVLNDNMQTVLDALFNNLKEENDGQYAEVTEGPANFNESANGFDYINYDLNFL; this is encoded by the exons atggctcAGCCATTGAATGACAAAATGGAAGTTGACATAGAAAATAAAGCAGCAGTGTCAGACTCAGAGTTTGAAACGAAAACAAATCGTGACCTAAAGGAAAATCATGCTaagcacaaaatttcaagtcttgatattcaaacattttgtgaccatcttgaaaaatttgttttgagaGCTCAACGATTCCGGAAAAAGATTTCAGGATATCCTCT ATCTCTTCAACAAAGATTTAACAATGACTTGCGGAAccttgaatttttattcattgaaaCCCAAGACACAGTTCGAAacattcagaaaataaaaaccCAGCATATGTTTGTTAAAAAAGATTTGGGAAACACGCAGAGAATTCTGAAAAAGCTTAAACAGGAAG AGATTCGTGAGAttgaagataaaatttcaagatgcgATGCAAACTGTTACAAGGTCTGGGAAACATTGAAGAGAAGCAAGAACGTTGAGGGCCTGAGAAAGTTTTCAACAGACTTGCAG GAGAAATGTGCAGCTCTGGAACATCTGAAAGGGCTTGTCAACAAAATGCTGAATGAAACCCCCGAAACTCCGCTTCCTTTAATCCAATTCCACTCGCCTCATGCAAAACTCCACGATAAGTCAGTGAAAAGTTTGACCTCCGAGGCTCGCAAATTCTCCCGACCTTTACGAAGTAAAAAACGGAAGCAACCAGATCCGAACGATGTGCTTCTGACCATTGAGGACAATCCTTTGAATCTACCGTCACTGCCGATGGGTCCAGTAGCACTGAGCCTGACTAACAGCATGGTTTACAGTATGTCTGAACTTTCATGTATCACAGCATCGTCACATAGTTTGGCAAATACTATTGCCAGTAGCACCAACCGAAATGAAATGGTTCTTAATGACAATATGCAGACAGTTCTTGATGCCCTCTTCAATAACttgaaggaggaaaatgatggacaataCGCAGAAGTCACTGAGGGGCCAGCCAATTTTAATGAAAGTGCTAATGGGTTCGACTACATAAATTATgacctgaattttctttga
- the LOC109031122 gene encoding uncharacterized protein isoform X2 yields MRLECKSLQQRFNNDLRNLEFLFIETQDTVRNIQKIKTQHMFVKKDLGNTQRILKKLKQEEIREIEDKISRCDANCYKVWETLKRSKNVEGLRKFSTDLQEKCAALEHLKGLVNKMLNETPETPLPLIQFHSPHAKLHDKSVKSLTSEARKFSRPLRSKKRKQPDPNDVLLTIEDNPLNLPSLPMGPVALSLTNSMVYSMSELSCITASSHSLANTIASSTNRNEMVLNDNMQTVLDALFNNLKEENDGQYAEVTEGPANFNESANGFDYINYDLNFL; encoded by the exons ATCTCTTCAACAAAGATTTAACAATGACTTGCGGAAccttgaatttttattcattgaaaCCCAAGACACAGTTCGAAacattcagaaaataaaaaccCAGCATATGTTTGTTAAAAAAGATTTGGGAAACACGCAGAGAATTCTGAAAAAGCTTAAACAGGAAG AGATTCGTGAGAttgaagataaaatttcaagatgcgATGCAAACTGTTACAAGGTCTGGGAAACATTGAAGAGAAGCAAGAACGTTGAGGGCCTGAGAAAGTTTTCAACAGACTTGCAG GAGAAATGTGCAGCTCTGGAACATCTGAAAGGGCTTGTCAACAAAATGCTGAATGAAACCCCCGAAACTCCGCTTCCTTTAATCCAATTCCACTCGCCTCATGCAAAACTCCACGATAAGTCAGTGAAAAGTTTGACCTCCGAGGCTCGCAAATTCTCCCGACCTTTACGAAGTAAAAAACGGAAGCAACCAGATCCGAACGATGTGCTTCTGACCATTGAGGACAATCCTTTGAATCTACCGTCACTGCCGATGGGTCCAGTAGCACTGAGCCTGACTAACAGCATGGTTTACAGTATGTCTGAACTTTCATGTATCACAGCATCGTCACATAGTTTGGCAAATACTATTGCCAGTAGCACCAACCGAAATGAAATGGTTCTTAATGACAATATGCAGACAGTTCTTGATGCCCTCTTCAATAACttgaaggaggaaaatgatggacaataCGCAGAAGTCACTGAGGGGCCAGCCAATTTTAATGAAAGTGCTAATGGGTTCGACTACATAAATTATgacctgaattttctttga
- the LOC109031122 gene encoding uncharacterized protein isoform X3, translating into MISLQQRFNNDLRNLEFLFIETQDTVRNIQKIKTQHMFVKKDLGNTQRILKKLKQEEIREIEDKISRCDANCYKVWETLKRSKNVEGLRKFSTDLQEKCAALEHLKGLVNKMLNETPETPLPLIQFHSPHAKLHDKSVKSLTSEARKFSRPLRSKKRKQPDPNDVLLTIEDNPLNLPSLPMGPVALSLTNSMVYSMSELSCITASSHSLANTIASSTNRNEMVLNDNMQTVLDALFNNLKEENDGQYAEVTEGPANFNESANGFDYINYDLNFL; encoded by the exons ATGAT ATCTCTTCAACAAAGATTTAACAATGACTTGCGGAAccttgaatttttattcattgaaaCCCAAGACACAGTTCGAAacattcagaaaataaaaaccCAGCATATGTTTGTTAAAAAAGATTTGGGAAACACGCAGAGAATTCTGAAAAAGCTTAAACAGGAAG AGATTCGTGAGAttgaagataaaatttcaagatgcgATGCAAACTGTTACAAGGTCTGGGAAACATTGAAGAGAAGCAAGAACGTTGAGGGCCTGAGAAAGTTTTCAACAGACTTGCAG GAGAAATGTGCAGCTCTGGAACATCTGAAAGGGCTTGTCAACAAAATGCTGAATGAAACCCCCGAAACTCCGCTTCCTTTAATCCAATTCCACTCGCCTCATGCAAAACTCCACGATAAGTCAGTGAAAAGTTTGACCTCCGAGGCTCGCAAATTCTCCCGACCTTTACGAAGTAAAAAACGGAAGCAACCAGATCCGAACGATGTGCTTCTGACCATTGAGGACAATCCTTTGAATCTACCGTCACTGCCGATGGGTCCAGTAGCACTGAGCCTGACTAACAGCATGGTTTACAGTATGTCTGAACTTTCATGTATCACAGCATCGTCACATAGTTTGGCAAATACTATTGCCAGTAGCACCAACCGAAATGAAATGGTTCTTAATGACAATATGCAGACAGTTCTTGATGCCCTCTTCAATAACttgaaggaggaaaatgatggacaataCGCAGAAGTCACTGAGGGGCCAGCCAATTTTAATGAAAGTGCTAATGGGTTCGACTACATAAATTATgacctgaattttctttga